Proteins from a single region of Candidatus Puniceispirillum marinum IMCC1322:
- a CDS encoding GntR family transcriptional regulator, whose translation MSKPVRRNWQDVMSELEQRIYSRQWRPGDLIPNEADLAVEFGCARVTMNRALRTLAETGLLDRRRKAGTRVALNPISKATLQIPVIRSEIEALDHRYGYHLLHEKIEHAPELITTHFDVPSDSRLLHVISLHSADDTPYVIEDRWINLVALPHLADVSFAALSANEWLLQNTPFTHGDISFGAANASTEEASMLHIKVGAALFMIERTTRDRNAGNGDAKSSDTALTNVRLLYRPGYQAHAKL comes from the coding sequence ATGAGCAAACCTGTCCGCAGAAACTGGCAGGATGTCATGTCGGAGCTTGAACAGCGCATCTATTCACGGCAATGGCGGCCTGGTGATTTAATCCCGAACGAAGCCGATTTGGCAGTTGAATTCGGGTGTGCAAGGGTGACCATGAATCGGGCGCTTCGCACGCTTGCCGAAACAGGTTTGCTGGACCGGCGACGCAAAGCTGGTACCCGTGTTGCTCTTAACCCTATTAGCAAGGCAACTTTGCAAATTCCCGTAATTCGGAGTGAAATTGAAGCGCTTGACCATCGCTATGGTTACCATCTGCTTCATGAAAAGATTGAACACGCACCTGAACTCATTACCACCCACTTTGATGTACCTTCAGACAGCCGGCTATTGCATGTAATCTCCTTGCATAGTGCTGATGACACACCCTATGTAATCGAGGATAGGTGGATCAATCTGGTTGCGCTTCCCCATCTTGCCGATGTTAGCTTTGCCGCGCTTAGTGCGAATGAATGGCTGTTGCAGAACACCCCGTTCACACATGGCGATATCAGCTTTGGCGCTGCTAATGCCAGCACTGAAGAAGCCAGCATGTTGCATATTAAAGTTGGTGCAGCTTTGTTCATGATCGAACGCACAACCCGTGACCGGAATGCTGGCAATGGTGATGCAAAATCTAGTGACACAGCCTTAACCAATGTACGACTTCTTTACAGGCCAGGTTATCAGGCACATGCCAAACTATAG
- a CDS encoding tartrate dehydrogenase, producing the protein MLNSWKIAVIPGDGIGKETVPEGLRVLKAAQEKYKFGLNFTEHDFACADYFVKHGQMLPDDWKEQLSQSDALFFGAVGWPDIVPDHVSLWGSLIQFRREFDQYVSLRPARAMAGVPLPLANRKPGDIDMMIVRENTEGEYSSIGGKMFPNTDREIVMQETVMSRHGVDRILKYAFDLAMERGKHLTSATKSNGISITMPYWDERVAEMAKDYPDVKVDKYHIDILAAQFVLHPDWFDVVVASNLFGDILSDLGPACTGTIGIAPSGNINPEGVYPSLFEPVHGSAPDIAGKGIANPVGQIWAAAMMLDHLGVKKASQSIVTAIEQVMSDASFRTPDLGGSADTVTCGKAIADAVLEMP; encoded by the coding sequence TTGTTAAACAGTTGGAAAATTGCAGTCATTCCAGGCGATGGTATTGGAAAAGAAACTGTTCCCGAAGGGCTAAGAGTCTTAAAAGCCGCGCAAGAAAAATATAAGTTCGGTCTGAATTTTACAGAACATGATTTTGCTTGTGCTGATTACTTCGTAAAACATGGACAGATGTTGCCGGATGATTGGAAGGAACAATTGAGCCAAAGTGATGCGCTTTTCTTTGGCGCGGTAGGTTGGCCTGATATTGTCCCCGACCATGTGTCACTGTGGGGTTCCTTGATACAGTTCAGAAGAGAATTTGACCAATATGTCAGTTTGCGTCCAGCCCGCGCTATGGCTGGTGTTCCACTTCCGCTGGCTAATCGTAAGCCAGGCGACATTGATATGATGATTGTACGCGAAAATACTGAAGGTGAATATTCTTCGATTGGTGGCAAGATGTTCCCTAACACGGATCGTGAGATTGTCATGCAGGAAACTGTGATGAGTCGTCACGGTGTTGACAGGATTTTGAAATATGCTTTTGACCTAGCCATGGAACGTGGCAAGCATTTGACGTCGGCGACTAAATCTAACGGGATTTCAATTACCATGCCTTACTGGGATGAGCGCGTGGCAGAAATGGCAAAAGATTACCCCGATGTAAAAGTGGATAAATATCATATCGATATTTTAGCCGCGCAGTTTGTTTTGCACCCAGACTGGTTCGACGTGGTTGTTGCCTCTAATCTCTTTGGCGACATCTTGTCTGATCTAGGGCCCGCTTGCACAGGAACCATAGGCATCGCACCGTCAGGCAATATCAATCCCGAAGGTGTCTATCCATCGTTATTTGAACCTGTACACGGTTCTGCGCCAGATATTGCCGGGAAGGGCATAGCAAACCCTGTTGGCCAGATCTGGGCAGCGGCAATGATGCTTGACCATTTAGGTGTCAAGAAGGCAAGCCAGTCAATAGTCACAGCAATTGAACAAGTAATGTCAGACGCATCATTTAGGACACCTGATCTTGGTGGCAGCGCAGACACGGTGACATGCGGCAAGGCTATTGCTGATGCGGTTTTGGAGATGCCATAG
- a CDS encoding formimidoylglutamate deiminase has translation MITIQACSALLPDGWHNDVSVEIDNHGRIEKVSTQQPDVPADTHVAYLLPAPVNAHSHAFQHAMAGLTERRGDNPQDSFWTWRDLMFRFLDQLTPDHIESITSFVQMKMLESGYATNVEFHYLHHSPDGTPYATLSEMSDRIIAAATRTGIGLTMLPVHYQYGGCDFRQLTRGQCRFHNDLDGFATLCDAIKIGLNKLPDDTVFGVAPHSLRAVAPDSLAVSRRLAGGGPYHMHLAEQIPEVDEVVHYLGARPVEWVLDNMDIDDGCCFIHCTQMLQHETTRLAQSGAIAGLCPITEASLGDGIFDGVNWFTAGGKIAIGSDSNIRISLSEEMRSLDYSQRLRDHTRAALATASMSTGRHIFEAITAGGAKAAGRKTGQIASGYWADLMALNGDNIALAGRTGDTVLDSFTFAGDDQLVSDVWAAGRHMVSGGHHHDHEAITAAYRETILKLKDIV, from the coding sequence ATGATCACAATTCAAGCCTGTTCTGCACTCCTGCCGGATGGCTGGCACAATGATGTGAGCGTTGAGATTGACAATCATGGACGCATAGAAAAAGTTTCAACTCAACAGCCGGATGTACCAGCAGACACGCATGTTGCCTACCTACTACCCGCACCGGTAAATGCACATAGCCATGCGTTTCAGCATGCAATGGCTGGACTCACCGAACGCCGCGGAGACAATCCACAAGACAGCTTCTGGACCTGGCGTGATTTGATGTTTCGGTTTCTTGATCAACTCACCCCTGACCATATCGAATCAATTACCAGCTTTGTTCAGATGAAAATGCTGGAATCTGGCTATGCCACTAATGTTGAATTCCATTATTTACATCACAGTCCGGATGGAACGCCTTACGCCACATTGTCTGAAATGTCCGACAGGATAATTGCGGCGGCCACGCGTACAGGCATTGGCTTAACCATGCTGCCTGTCCATTACCAATATGGTGGTTGTGATTTTCGTCAGTTGACTCGAGGACAATGCAGATTTCACAATGATCTGGATGGGTTTGCCACTTTATGTGACGCAATCAAGATCGGCCTGAACAAACTACCAGATGACACAGTGTTCGGCGTTGCGCCGCATAGCCTTCGCGCAGTTGCACCGGACAGTTTGGCCGTTAGTCGGCGACTTGCTGGCGGCGGCCCCTATCATATGCATCTTGCCGAGCAAATTCCCGAAGTCGATGAGGTTGTGCATTATCTTGGCGCGCGACCTGTTGAATGGGTTCTGGATAATATGGATATTGATGATGGCTGTTGCTTCATCCATTGCACCCAGATGCTACAACATGAAACCACCAGACTTGCGCAAAGTGGCGCGATTGCCGGACTATGCCCGATTACCGAAGCCAGCCTTGGTGATGGTATCTTTGACGGAGTAAACTGGTTCACGGCAGGTGGAAAAATCGCCATCGGTTCGGACTCCAATATCCGCATTTCCCTATCGGAAGAAATGCGAAGTCTAGACTATTCGCAACGCCTTCGCGATCATACACGTGCTGCCCTAGCCACAGCCAGCATGTCAACAGGTCGGCATATTTTTGAGGCGATAACTGCTGGTGGCGCCAAAGCTGCTGGCCGTAAAACCGGTCAGATTGCCAGCGGATACTGGGCTGATCTTATGGCGCTTAACGGCGATAATATAGCGCTTGCTGGCCGCACCGGCGATACAGTTCTGGACAGCTTTACTTTTGCTGGCGATGACCAGCTGGTGAGTGATGTTTGGGCGGCAGGTCGGCATATGGTCAGTGGTGGACATCATCATGATCATGAGGCCATAACAGCCGCTTACCGTGAGACTATTTTGAAGCTAAAGGATATCGTATGA
- a CDS encoding proline racemase family protein, with the protein MRLTKTVKMIEAHAEGEVGRIVTGGDFHVPGDTMLSKMNYINDQDDSLRRFLVFEPRGYAQMSTNLLFPPTRPDADVAFIILQGDKAHAMSGSNSICLTTVVLETGIIEMKEPTTILHLDTPAGLVKATAQCKSGKCERVSLDMNPSFATDLDVKIDVDGIGQVIVDIAFGGVFYGLIDVAQFNMDIVPNNARQLVEIGTKVHRTINRDLVIKHPEIDGLEGLSYTMFTGFNSDGEMQGATILPPGRIDRSPCGTGNSARLAVMYARGQIEVGEKRTARSIINSYFDVEITGLKSIGGVSAILPRISGRGWVFGKHEIGIDPNDPYLEGYSVSDCWGDAFDLMSNVD; encoded by the coding sequence ATGCGTTTAACAAAGACCGTAAAGATGATCGAAGCGCATGCCGAAGGTGAAGTTGGCCGGATAGTGACCGGCGGGGACTTTCATGTGCCTGGCGACACCATGCTGAGCAAAATGAACTATATCAATGATCAGGATGATAGTCTGCGCCGCTTTTTAGTGTTTGAACCACGCGGTTACGCTCAAATGTCGACCAATCTATTATTTCCACCCACACGACCAGATGCTGATGTCGCCTTTATCATTTTACAAGGTGACAAAGCGCATGCCATGTCGGGATCTAATTCGATCTGCCTTACGACTGTTGTGCTTGAGACCGGTATCATCGAGATGAAAGAGCCTACAACAATTTTGCATTTAGATACACCAGCAGGACTCGTCAAAGCAACAGCGCAATGTAAGAGTGGTAAATGCGAAAGGGTTAGCCTTGATATGAACCCCAGTTTTGCTACCGATCTGGATGTAAAAATCGATGTAGATGGTATTGGTCAAGTGATAGTTGATATTGCCTTTGGTGGTGTTTTCTATGGTCTTATTGATGTGGCGCAATTCAATATGGATATAGTGCCGAATAACGCCCGCCAACTGGTTGAAATTGGCACTAAAGTTCACCGGACAATTAACCGTGACCTTGTCATCAAACATCCTGAAATTGACGGCTTGGAAGGTCTTTCCTACACCATGTTCACAGGTTTCAATTCTGATGGAGAGATGCAGGGCGCAACAATTTTACCACCTGGGCGAATTGATCGTTCACCTTGCGGCACTGGTAATTCAGCACGGCTTGCTGTGATGTATGCGCGTGGACAGATTGAGGTTGGTGAAAAACGAACAGCGCGCTCTATAATCAATAGCTATTTTGATGTCGAAATCACTGGCTTAAAGTCCATTGGCGGGGTTTCTGCAATATTACCAAGGATATCTGGACGCGGCTGGGTTTTTGGCAAACATGAAATTGGCATTGACCCGAATGACCCCTATCTGGAAGGGTATTCTGTATCAGATTGCTGGGGGGATGCCTTTGATCTCATGAGCAATGTTGATTAG
- a CDS encoding alpha/beta fold hydrolase — protein sequence MKSSKFLHGFTVEKIALPDVEINYASAGNGPPILLLHGHPQTHIVWRKVAPLLVNAGYRVIAPDLRGYGDSGKPKSDADHLPYSKRVMAQDQIALMSKLGYEHFSVVGHDRGGRVAHRMALDFPDIVDRLAVLDIAPTDMMYAQTNKEFATRYFWWFFLIQPYDFPERMIASDPEYFLRRHIAGQVKIDGSVSNDAMTEYLRTYNNPDTIHAICEDYRASAGIDLDHDKLDQGRLIEAPLLVIWGAMSVVGDLYDVEATWQEKAKNVTGFALPCGHAIPEEAPDELASKLLTFFSDK from the coding sequence ATGAAATCGTCAAAGTTTTTGCACGGTTTCACAGTCGAAAAAATAGCCTTGCCTGATGTCGAGATTAATTATGCCAGTGCCGGCAATGGTCCCCCCATTTTATTGCTTCATGGGCATCCGCAAACACATATCGTGTGGCGAAAAGTGGCGCCTCTACTTGTTAATGCTGGTTATCGTGTTATTGCACCTGATCTGCGTGGCTATGGTGATAGTGGAAAACCAAAAAGCGATGCGGATCACCTTCCTTATTCAAAACGGGTAATGGCGCAGGATCAAATCGCCTTGATGTCAAAACTTGGCTATGAACATTTTTCTGTTGTTGGGCATGATCGTGGTGGGCGCGTGGCACACAGGATGGCTCTTGATTTTCCAGACATAGTTGATCGATTGGCTGTGCTTGATATTGCGCCAACAGATATGATGTATGCGCAAACAAACAAAGAGTTTGCTACAAGATATTTCTGGTGGTTCTTTTTAATTCAGCCGTATGATTTTCCTGAAAGAATGATCGCCAGTGACCCCGAATATTTTTTGCGTCGTCATATAGCTGGTCAGGTCAAAATCGACGGGTCGGTGAGCAATGACGCCATGACAGAATATCTGCGCACCTATAATAACCCAGATACTATTCATGCAATTTGTGAGGATTATCGCGCTTCTGCTGGCATTGATTTAGATCATGATAAATTAGACCAAGGCCGTCTTATTGAGGCACCATTGTTGGTAATTTGGGGCGCAATGAGTGTTGTTGGTGATTTGTATGATGTTGAAGCGACATGGCAGGAAAAGGCAAAAAATGTAACAGGTTTTGCATTGCCATGCGGCCACGCCATTCCTGAGGAAGCGCCAGATGAATTAGCATCCAAACTTTTGACATTTTTTTCTGATAAATGA
- a CDS encoding flavin reductase family protein — protein MHYDPRNDTCPLPYSPFKSCTVPRPIGWLSTISPKGVVNLAPYSQWQNLTFDPPMVMFAANQLSSGERKHTVVNAEETGWFVWNMATYDLRDAVNISAMEVPADVNEFEQAGVTAIPSIDAPCPRVKESPAHFECRYLSTHRLPGNSPHGWVEVVYGEVVRIHVDDSVLTKDGKMDIKKIRPLARLGYYDYTSVTDVFEMRIPGASGAAADGLEGKK, from the coding sequence ATGCACTATGATCCCAGAAATGATACTTGCCCGCTTCCCTACTCACCTTTCAAATCTTGCACGGTACCTCGGCCCATCGGCTGGCTATCAACAATTTCACCCAAAGGTGTTGTCAACCTTGCCCCCTACAGCCAATGGCAGAATTTAACTTTTGATCCGCCAATGGTAATGTTTGCTGCCAATCAGCTAAGCAGTGGTGAACGCAAACATACAGTCGTTAATGCCGAGGAAACGGGATGGTTTGTCTGGAATATGGCGACTTATGATCTGCGCGACGCTGTAAATATTTCAGCGATGGAGGTCCCTGCTGACGTCAATGAGTTTGAACAGGCCGGGGTAACAGCCATTCCTTCGATTGATGCACCTTGCCCACGAGTCAAAGAAAGCCCTGCGCATTTTGAATGTCGATATCTATCAACGCACCGGCTTCCTGGCAATTCCCCACATGGTTGGGTCGAGGTCGTTTATGGCGAGGTTGTCAGGATCCATGTTGATGATTCTGTGCTTACCAAAGACGGCAAAATGGACATTAAAAAAATTCGGCCCTTAGCGCGACTTGGCTATTATGACTATACCTCGGTAACAGACGTGTTTGAAATGCGTATCCCCGGGGCATCAGGGGCCGCCGCAGATGGTTTGGAAGGAAAAAAATGA
- the hutH gene encoding histidine ammonia-lyase → MKMSLIPGEVSLAQFENIWRGNDQIELHANVRSAIDAAASLVHDAAKGDVAVYGVNTGFGKLANVAIDPEKMTKLQRNLILSHCCGVGEALDTQTTRLMMVLKLLSLGRGASGVVWETVDLIVGMVNKGVMPVIPVQGSVGASGDLAPLAHMAAVMIGEGEACYKGTVMQGGEALAKAGLVPVILAPKEGLALINGTQFSTACALAALFNAWRNASASVVTAALTTDAIMGSTAPLVDEIHTLRGHPGQIAVARGQRAIMQGSEIRESHRDDDTRVQDPYCIRCQPQVTGAAIDLLHYASRTLTIEANAVTDNPLVLVNEGRIVSGGNFHAEPVAFAADQIGLALAEIGAIAQRRVALMVDPSLSFDLPPFLTADPGLNSGFMIAEVTTAALMSENKHLANPCSTDSTPTSANQEDHVSMAAHAARRLMRMNSNLNVILGIELVCAVQGIEFREPLKTSLPLQKVIAMTRETIAPLAEDRYMANDLEAAASMIADGELLTGFDLPEYILGQTR, encoded by the coding sequence ATGAAAATGTCGTTGATACCAGGCGAAGTCAGCCTTGCTCAGTTCGAAAATATCTGGCGTGGTAATGACCAGATCGAATTACATGCTAATGTTCGAAGCGCGATTGATGCTGCTGCGTCGCTGGTTCATGATGCGGCAAAAGGTGATGTAGCTGTTTATGGGGTAAATACTGGCTTTGGTAAGCTAGCCAATGTCGCTATCGATCCTGAAAAAATGACAAAGCTACAACGCAATCTGATCTTGTCGCATTGTTGCGGGGTTGGCGAAGCACTGGACACTCAAACAACACGGTTGATGATGGTGTTGAAATTGCTGTCACTTGGACGCGGCGCATCAGGCGTTGTCTGGGAAACGGTAGATCTGATTGTTGGAATGGTGAATAAGGGCGTGATGCCGGTTATTCCAGTTCAAGGCTCAGTTGGCGCTTCTGGCGATCTTGCCCCTTTGGCACATATGGCTGCTGTGATGATTGGCGAAGGCGAAGCTTGCTATAAAGGTACCGTCATGCAAGGCGGCGAGGCGCTTGCCAAGGCTGGATTGGTGCCGGTTATATTAGCGCCAAAAGAAGGTCTGGCATTAATTAATGGCACCCAGTTTTCTACGGCCTGTGCTTTGGCTGCATTGTTTAACGCATGGCGTAATGCGAGTGCAAGTGTTGTAACAGCTGCTTTGACGACAGATGCCATAATGGGATCAACAGCACCGCTTGTTGATGAAATACATACGCTTCGCGGTCATCCCGGACAGATTGCTGTTGCCCGCGGCCAACGCGCTATCATGCAAGGATCGGAAATCCGCGAAAGCCACCGTGATGACGATACCCGTGTTCAGGATCCATATTGTATTCGTTGTCAGCCCCAAGTGACTGGCGCGGCTATAGATTTGCTGCATTATGCCAGTCGTACCCTAACCATTGAAGCAAATGCTGTTACCGATAACCCGCTTGTGCTTGTAAATGAGGGACGGATTGTATCAGGCGGCAATTTTCACGCTGAACCAGTTGCCTTTGCCGCCGACCAGATTGGCCTTGCGCTTGCCGAAATTGGTGCCATTGCCCAGCGGCGCGTGGCCTTGATGGTTGATCCTAGTCTTAGTTTTGATCTGCCACCGTTTCTGACTGCGGACCCCGGATTGAATTCGGGTTTCATGATTGCTGAGGTCACGACTGCGGCGTTAATGAGCGAGAACAAGCATCTTGCAAATCCCTGTTCAACGGACAGCACCCCTACGTCGGCAAATCAAGAAGATCATGTCAGTATGGCAGCCCATGCGGCGCGGCGACTGATGCGGATGAATAGTAATCTAAATGTCATTCTAGGAATTGAATTAGTTTGTGCCGTGCAGGGCATAGAATTTCGGGAGCCGTTGAAGACTAGTTTGCCATTGCAAAAGGTGATTGCAATGACGCGAGAAACAATCGCGCCTCTGGCAGAGGATCGCTATATGGCAAATGACCTAGAGGCAGCAGCTTCAATGATAGCAGATGGTGAACTTTTAACGGGATTTGACTTGCCTGAATATATTCTGGGGCAAACAAGATAA
- a CDS encoding molybdopterin-dependent oxidoreductase yields the protein MNNPFICPISKPDTEKDIYDDAERRLANRNSGTLLETLALDITPSGAHYLLTHFDTPIIDSNKHKLYFEGAFENPFALDMDQIRGLPEVTMPVTLECSGNGRAHASPRAYSMPWGYEAVGTSEWTGTPLAPLIAQANPKEDVIDISFTGVDFGYDAGVGHYFGRSLTISQLEKLDVLLVHSMNGQPLLPQHGAPLRIVVPGWYGMASVKWLNKIEALTEKYEGFQQIKTYRFRQNPEDEGRPVTSLKVKSLMVPPGVPDWLSRDRCVKSGNVTIMGKAWSGSGHKITKVEFGIDGHWKDAQVIGRTGKYAWTAWQYIWNAEPGEHILQCRATDETGETQPIDPPFDLGGFGNNAIQSIKVFVQARDQI from the coding sequence ATGAACAACCCATTCATCTGCCCCATATCTAAACCTGATACAGAAAAAGATATATATGATGATGCTGAGCGCAGACTTGCAAACCGCAATTCGGGCACATTACTGGAAACTTTAGCGCTTGATATTACGCCGTCAGGTGCGCATTACCTTTTGACTCATTTTGACACGCCAATCATCGATTCTAATAAACATAAATTGTATTTCGAAGGCGCATTTGAAAACCCTTTTGCTTTAGATATGGATCAAATTCGTGGTCTGCCAGAGGTAACTATGCCTGTGACTCTGGAATGCTCAGGTAACGGTCGTGCCCATGCCTCACCACGGGCATATTCTATGCCGTGGGGGTATGAAGCTGTTGGTACTTCAGAGTGGACAGGGACTCCGCTTGCGCCATTAATAGCTCAGGCCAACCCAAAGGAAGACGTTATTGACATTTCATTTACCGGAGTAGATTTTGGATATGACGCCGGTGTTGGGCATTACTTCGGCCGAAGCTTGACGATCAGCCAGCTTGAAAAGCTAGACGTTCTTTTGGTTCACTCGATGAATGGGCAACCGCTATTGCCGCAACATGGTGCTCCGCTGAGGATCGTTGTGCCTGGCTGGTATGGAATGGCTTCCGTTAAGTGGCTCAACAAAATTGAAGCCCTCACAGAAAAGTATGAAGGCTTTCAACAAATCAAAACATATCGCTTTAGGCAAAACCCTGAAGATGAAGGTCGCCCCGTTACCTCACTAAAAGTAAAGTCGTTAATGGTGCCGCCTGGGGTGCCAGATTGGCTGAGTCGTGACCGATGCGTTAAAAGTGGGAACGTTACTATAATGGGTAAGGCCTGGTCTGGATCCGGTCACAAAATAACTAAGGTGGAATTTGGAATTGATGGACATTGGAAAGATGCTCAGGTCATCGGGCGCACTGGAAAATATGCCTGGACAGCTTGGCAATATATCTGGAATGCAGAACCTGGAGAGCACATATTGCAGTGCAGGGCTACAGACGAAACCGGGGAAACTCAGCCCATAGACCCCCCATTTGATCTAGGTGGTTTTGGCAATAATGCGATTCAATCCATCAAAGTTTTTGTGCAAGCTAGAGATCAAATTTAA
- the hutI gene encoding imidazolonepropionase, whose translation MNLLITNAVLATLDEPQATNSDGSDYSLIYDGYLSVTDGIITGLGPMSVAPKANSASNVVNAEGKLLTPALIDCHTHIVHGGHRANEFELRLNGASYAEVAKAGGGIVSTVAATRNMSEKELVSAALPRVDALLSEGVSLIEIKSGYGLDVETELRMLRAGRAIADQRPVRVVTSFLGAHALPHEYKDDADKYIDDICIPAIQKGHAEGLIDAVDGFCETIAFNADQIERVFAAASALGLPVKLHAEQLSRYGGSLLAARFKALSVDHVEYANEEDARALSHSGTVAVLLPGAFYTLRETQQPPIDLFRQNGVPMALATDANPGSSPLTSLLLAMNMGCTLFRMTPAEALAGVTRNAAKALGLKDTGMLRPGMRADLALWNVTHPAELAYRVGFNPLSMRIFGGQII comes from the coding sequence ATGAATTTACTAATAACAAATGCGGTGTTGGCAACACTGGATGAGCCACAAGCAACTAATTCGGATGGATCTGACTACAGCCTGATTTATGATGGATACCTGTCAGTTACCGATGGTATTATCACCGGGCTTGGCCCTATGTCTGTTGCGCCAAAAGCTAACTCTGCCAGCAATGTTGTCAACGCAGAAGGCAAGCTTCTGACGCCAGCGCTGATCGATTGTCATACACATATAGTGCATGGCGGACATCGTGCTAATGAATTTGAATTACGCCTGAATGGAGCAAGCTATGCCGAGGTGGCAAAAGCAGGTGGTGGTATCGTATCAACTGTTGCGGCCACCCGCAATATGTCTGAGAAAGAGCTTGTCTCTGCTGCTTTGCCACGTGTTGATGCTTTGCTTTCCGAAGGGGTAAGCCTGATAGAAATTAAATCAGGCTATGGACTGGATGTTGAAACTGAGCTTCGGATGTTGCGGGCGGGACGCGCAATTGCCGATCAGCGGCCAGTTCGGGTCGTGACCAGTTTTTTGGGCGCCCATGCCCTGCCTCATGAGTATAAAGATGATGCAGACAAATATATTGATGATATCTGCATTCCGGCAATACAAAAGGGACATGCTGAAGGGCTTATCGATGCTGTTGATGGTTTTTGCGAAACTATAGCGTTCAATGCTGACCAGATAGAGCGCGTCTTTGCGGCAGCTAGTGCGCTTGGCTTGCCAGTAAAACTTCATGCCGAACAACTTTCGAGATATGGGGGTAGTTTGCTTGCAGCCCGCTTTAAAGCATTGTCGGTTGATCATGTAGAATATGCCAATGAAGAGGATGCCCGTGCACTAAGCCATTCCGGTACGGTTGCGGTGCTGTTGCCTGGTGCGTTCTACACCTTGCGCGAAACACAGCAACCGCCGATAGATTTATTCCGTCAAAATGGCGTGCCGATGGCACTTGCTACTGACGCCAATCCGGGATCATCTCCTTTGACTTCGCTGCTGCTGGCAATGAATATGGGGTGTACCTTGTTTCGTATGACGCCGGCAGAGGCATTGGCGGGCGTAACCAGAAATGCTGCTAAGGCTCTTGGCTTAAAAGACACGGGCATGTTACGCCCCGGTATGCGCGCTGATCTGGCTTTATGGAATGTAACTCATCCTGCTGAACTAGCCTATCGGGTTGGGTTCAACCCTCTTTCTATGCGCATTTTTGGAGGCCAGATCATATGA
- a CDS encoding trans-3-hydroxy-L-proline dehydratase, producing MRSSRLIHIIGCHAEGEVGDVIVGGVAPPPGTTIWEQSRFLAQDDGLRQFILNEPRGGVFRHINLLVPPKHPDADMGFIIMEPEDTPPMSGSNSMCVSTVLLESGIIEMQEPETKLVLEAPGGLVHVTAQCANGKVQSVKVLNLPSFADRLDAPLEVEGVGTLTVDTAFGGDSFVVVDAPALGFALTADEAADLAQMGIRITKAANDQLGFSHPSMLDWNHISFCQFAAPVEMVDGVLTGRNTVVIQPGKLDRSPTGTGCSARLAILHARGMIDINQPFRGVSVIDSVFDCQIESVLNMEGKMAIRPSIRGRAWLTGNRQLMLDPSDPFQSGYRLSDTWPKIKI from the coding sequence ATGCGTTCATCGCGGCTTATTCACATCATTGGCTGTCATGCTGAAGGCGAGGTTGGAGATGTTATTGTAGGCGGTGTTGCACCACCTCCAGGCACGACTATCTGGGAACAATCACGTTTTCTGGCACAGGATGACGGTTTACGGCAATTCATATTAAATGAACCACGCGGTGGTGTGTTTCGTCACATCAATCTTTTGGTTCCACCCAAGCATCCTGATGCTGATATGGGCTTTATCATTATGGAGCCTGAAGATACACCGCCCATGTCTGGGTCAAATAGCATGTGCGTATCCACAGTATTGCTGGAAAGTGGCATTATCGAAATGCAGGAGCCGGAAACGAAACTTGTTCTGGAAGCTCCTGGTGGACTGGTGCATGTGACCGCGCAATGCGCTAATGGTAAGGTGCAATCTGTCAAAGTTCTGAATTTACCATCTTTTGCTGATCGTTTGGATGCGCCATTAGAGGTTGAGGGCGTTGGTACATTAACCGTTGATACGGCGTTTGGTGGAGATAGTTTTGTGGTGGTTGATGCTCCCGCACTTGGCTTTGCGCTGACCGCCGATGAAGCGGCTGATCTGGCGCAAATGGGTATTCGTATTACTAAAGCTGCCAATGACCAACTTGGGTTTTCGCATCCCAGTATGCTTGATTGGAACCATATTTCATTTTGCCAATTCGCGGCGCCTGTCGAAATGGTTGATGGTGTGCTAACTGGACGCAATACGGTTGTTATCCAGCCTGGCAAGCTTGACCGCAGCCCAACAGGTACGGGTTGTTCAGCGCGATTGGCCATTTTGCATGCTCGTGGAATGATTGATATTAACCAGCCCTTTAGAGGCGTTTCGGTTATCGATTCGGTTTTTGATTGCCAGATTGAGTCTGTGCTGAATATGGAAGGTAAAATGGCAATCCGGCCATCGATCCGTGGCCGGGCTTGGTTGACTGGCAACCGACAACTTATGCTGGATCCAAGTGACCCATTCCAGTCTGGCTATCGGCTAAGCGATACATGGCCAAAAATAAAAATCTAA